A single genomic interval of Pyrus communis chromosome 5, drPyrComm1.1, whole genome shotgun sequence harbors:
- the LOC137733742 gene encoding uncharacterized protein encodes MGGSGERETKFLHLDPNREASKKAMEHKKEISKRLGRPLINTNSYEDVIACDVINPDHIKVEFESIGGLEAIKEALYELVILPLQRPNLFSHGKLLGPQKGVLLYGPPGTGKTMLAKAIAKESGAVFINVRISNLMSKWFGDAQKLVAAVFSLAYKLQPAIIFIDEVDSFLGQCRNTDHEALTNMKTEFMALWDGFTTDQNARVMVLAATNRPSELDEAILRRLPQAFEIGIPNQRERADILKVILKGERVEDNIDYDRLAVLSEGYTGSDLLELCKKAAYCPIRDLLNEEKNGKKSSATRPFTQLDLENVLATSKHTKVAANDYTGLISSQSSPGWSRNREASKKAMENKKEISKRLGRPLINTNSYEDVIACDVINPDHIEVEFESIGGLEAIKEALYELVILPLQRPNLSSHGKLLGPQKGVLLYGPPGTGKTMLAKAIAKESGAVFINVRISNLMSKWFGDAQKLVAAVFSLAYKLQPAIIFIDEVDSFLGQRRNTDHEALTNMKTEFMALWDGFTTDQNARVMVLAATNRPSELDEAILRRLPQAFEIGIPNQRERADILKVILKGERVEDNIDYDRLAVLSEGYTGSDLLELCKKAAYFPIRDLLNEENGKKSSAPRPLTQLDLENVLATSKHTKVAANDYTGLISSQSSPRWSRNRETGDYPVQAAINELWRHVVQILNIQPDAQDP; translated from the exons ATGGGAGGTTCAGGGGAGAGGGAGACCAAGTTTCTGCATCTCGACCCGAACCGGGAGGCGTCAAAGAAGGCGATGGAGCACAAGAAGGAAATCTCCAAGCGACTCGGCCGCCCCCTTATTAACACCAATTCTTATGAG GATGTTATAGCCTGCGATGTAATAAACCCCGACCACATTAAAGTAGAATTTGAATCTATTGGAGGACTGGAAGCTATAAAGGAAGCCTTGTATGAACTAGTGATCCTTCCGCTACAGAGGCCTAATTTGTTTTCCCATGGGAAGCTTCTTGGTCCACAAAAAGGTGTCTTGCTGTATGGACCACCAGGTACTGGAAAGACTATGCTTGCCAAAGCTATTGCAAAGGAGTCTGGAGCTGTTTTCATCAATGTCAGGATATCAAATCTGATGAGCAAATGGTTTGGTGATGCACAAAAGCTCG TTGCTGCTGTATTTAGCTTGGCTTATAAACTCCAGCCTGCTATCATATTTATTGATGAGGTTGATAGTTTCTTGGGTCAGTGCCGAAATACAGATCATGAGGCATTAACAAACATGAAAACTGAGTTCATGGCATTATGGGATGGCTTTACTACAGATc AGAATGCTCGAGTTATGGTTCTAGCTGCTACTAATCGTCCGTCAGAACTTGATGAAGCAATACTTCGTCGTCTTCCTCAGGCCTTTGAGATTGGGATACCCAATCAAAGAGAGAGGGCTGACATACTAAAGGTGATTTTGAAGGGCGAGAGAGTTGAAGACAATATTGATTATGACCGTTTAGCCGTCTTGTCTGAGGGTTACACAGGTTCGGATCTTCTTGAGCTTTGCAAGAAAGCAGCCTATTGTCCTATCAGAGACCTACTAAATGAAGAAAAGAACGGGAAGAAATCTTCC GCAACAAGGCCATTTACCCAGTTAGATTTGGAAAATGTTCTCGCAACGTCCAAACATACAAAGGTTGCTGCAAATGACTATACTGGCTTGATCTCATCACAATCATCACCAGGGTGGTCCAGGAACCGGGAGGCGTCAAAGAAGGCGATGGAGAACAAGAAGGAAATCTCCAAGCGACTCGGCCGCCCCCTTATTAACACCAATTCTTATGAG GATGTTATAGCCTGCGATGTAATAAACCCCGACCACATTGAAGTAGAATTTGAATCTATTGGAGGACTGGAAGCTATAAAGGAAGCCTTGTATGAACTAGTGATCCTTCCGCTACAGAGGCCTAATTTGTCTTCCCATGGGAAGCTTCTTGGTCCACAAAAAGGTGTCTTGCTGTATGGACCACCAGGTACTGGAAAGACTATGCTTGCCAAAGCTATTGCAAAGGAGTCTGGAGCTGTTTTCATCAATGTCAGGATATCAAATCTGATGAGCAAATGGTTTGGTGATGCACAAAAGCTCG TTGCTGCTGTATTTAGCTTGGCTTATAAACTTCAGCCTGCTATCATATTTATTGATGAGGTTGATAGTTTCTTGGGTCAGCGCCGAAATACAGATCATGAGGCATTAACAAACATGAAAACTGAGTTCATGGCATTATGGGATGGCTTTACTACAGATC AAAACGCTCGAGTTATGGTTCTTGCTGCTACTAATCGTCCATCAGAACTTGATGAAGCAATACTTCGTCGTCTTCCTCAGGCCTTTGAGATTGGGATACCCAATCAAAGAGAGAGGGCTGATATACTAAAGGTGATTTTGAAGGGCGAGAGAGTTGAAGACAATATTGATTATGACCGTTTAGCCGTCTTGTCTGAGGGTTACACAGGTTCGGATCTACTTGAGCTTTGCAAGAAAGCAGCCTATTTTCCTATCAGAGACCTACTAAatgaagaaaatggaaagaaatctTCT GCACCAAGGCCATTAACCCAGTTAGATTTGGAAAATGTACTCGCAACGTCCAAACATACAAAGGTTGCTGCAAATGACTATACTGGCTTGATCTCATCACAATCATCACCAAGGTGGTCAAGGAACAGAGAGACGGGTGATTATCCAGTTCAAGCTGCAATTAATGAGCTTTGGAGGCACGTGGTCCAAATCTTGAATATTCAACCTGATGCGCAGGACCCTTGA
- the LOC137733743 gene encoding metal-nicotianamine transporter YSL2-like: MGNTNGENGEIETFETENGHENEENGGEPHEDLNRIVPWTRQITVRGLVTSVVIGVIYSVIVTKLNLTTGLVPNLNVSAALLAFVFIRSWTKLLQKAGVASTPFTRQENTIIQTCAVACYSIAYGGGFGSYLLGLSRYIYEQVGVDTVGNTPGSTKEPELGWMTGFLFVTSFVGLLALVPLRKIMIIDYKLPYPSGTATAVLINGFHTSKGDKMAKKQVHGFMKFFSASFLWGFFQWFYSGGEKCGFAQFPTFGLTAWRNSFYFDFSMTYIGAGMICSHLVNLSLLLGAILSWGVMWPLIRGLKGEWFPATLSESSMKSLNGYKVLISISLLLGDGLYNFLKILYFTGSSIHMKMNKKNLKTASNNQNATLDDLRRNEVFIRDNIPVWVACVGYTLFSVISIIIIPLMFPQLKWYYVVVTYLIGPSLSFCNAYGAGLTDMNMAHNYGKVALFVLAAVAGKNDGVVAGLVACGLIKSMVSISSDLMHDLKTGHLTLTSPRSMLLSQAIGTAIGCVVAPLTFFLFYKAFKVGDPNGEYKAPYAIIYRNMAILGVEGFSALPKHCLQLCYGFFSFAIAANLLRDLAPTKIGKWVPLPMAMAVPFLVGAYFAIDMCMGSLVVFVWHKLKKNKASLMIPAVASGLICGDGMWILPSSILALAKVQPPICMNFLATK, from the exons ATGGGGAACACAAATGGCGAAAACGGAGAGATTGAGACGTTTGAGACAGAGAATGGACATGAGAATGAAGAGAATGGAGGTGAGCCACATGAGGATTTGAACAGAATAGTCCCATGGACAAGGCAGATTACAGTCCGGGGACTCGTAACCAGCGTAGTTATTGGCGTAATTTACAGTGTTATAGTGACAAAGTTGAACCTCACCACTGGTTTGGTTCCTAATCTCAATGTTTCGGCTGCACTTCTCGCCTTCGTGTTCATCCGGTCATGGACTAAGCTGCTTCAGAAAGCTGGAGTTGCATCGACTCCCTTCACCAGGCAGGAGAATACAATAATTCAAACTTGTGCGGTTGCATGTTATAGCATTGCTTATGGAG GTGGTTTTGGTTCGTATCTGTTGGGTCTAAGCCGGTATATTTACGAGCAAGTTGGGGTTGATACTGTGGGGAACACTCCCGGGAGCACCAAGGAACCAGAGCTTGGTTGGATGACTGGTTTTCTATTTGTTACTAGTTTTGTTGGGCTGCTGGCTTTGGTTCCTCTCAGAAAG ATCATGATCATAGACTATAAATTACCATACCCGAGTGGAACTGCTACTGCTGTCCTTATTAATGGGTTCCATACTTCAAAGGGTGACAAGATGGCTAA aaagcaGGTTCATGGGTTCATGAAATTCTTTTCAGCTAGTTTCTTGTGGGGTTTCTTTCAGTGGTTTTATTCTGGAGGAGAGAAATGTGGATTCGCTCAGTTTCCAACATTTGGATTGACCGCTTGGAGAAATTC ATTTTACTTCGATTTCAGTATGACTTATATAGGAGCAGGGATGATCTGTTCTCATCTAGTGAACTTATCTTTGCTTCTCGGCGCCATACTCTCTTGGGGAGTAATGTGGCCATTGATAAGGGGTCTTAAGGGAGAGTGGTTTCCTGCAACTTTATCAGAAAGTAGTATGAAGAGTCTAAACGGTTACAAG GTTCTCATTTCCATTTCCTTGTTACTAGGAGACGGACTgtacaattttctcaagatactATACTTTACTGGCTCAAGCATCCACATGAAAATGAACAAGAAGAACCTTAAAACAG CTTCAAATAACCAGAATGCGACTCTTGATGATCTTCGACGAAATGAAGTCTTCATAAGGGATAACATTCCGGTTTGGGTAGCGTGCGTAGGGTACACCTTGTTCTCTGTCATCTCCATCATTATCATCCCGCTCATGTTCCCTCAACTGAAATGGTATTATGTAGTCGTAACCTACCTTATTGGACCCTCTCTAAGCTTCTGCAATGCTTATGGTGCGGGTCTAACTGACATGAACATGGCCCATAACTACGGGAAAGTGGCTCTCTTTGTGCTTGCTGCTGTAGCTGGGAAAAACGATGGTGTTGTTGCAGGACTTGTAGCCTGTGGTCTGATCAAATCAATGGTTTCTATCTCCTCTGATCTGATGCACGACTTAAAGACTGGTCATCTCACTCTCACGTCTCCTCGATCAATGCTTTTAAGCCAGGCTATTGGAACGGCCATAGGCTGCGTGGTAGCTCCTCTGACATTCTTTCTCTTCTACAAGGCTTTTAAAGTGGGGGATCCAAACGGTGAATACAAAGCCCCTTACGCCATCATTTACAGAAACATGGCAATTCTCGGCGTTGAAGGCTTCTCTGCTCTGCCCAAACATTGCTTACAGCTGTGTTATGGTTTTTTCTCATTTGCCATAGCAGCTAATCTGCTGAGAGATCTTGCTCCTACGAAAATTGGGAAATGGGTTCCGCTTCCAATGGCAATGGCTGTCCCATTCCTCGTTGGAGCGTACTTTGCGATTGATATGTGCATGGGGAGTTTGGTTGTGTTTGTCTGGCACAAGCTGAAGAAGAACAAGGCAAGTTTAATGATTCCGGCAGTTGCTTCCGGTTTGATATGTGGAGACGGGATGTGGATCCTCCCTTCGTCGATTCTTGCATTGGCCAAGGTTCAACCTCCCATCTGCATGAATTTCTTGGCAACTAAGTAG